From the Streptomyces nodosus genome, the window CGCGGCGCCCTGCATCACGGTGTTGTCCAGGTCGAAGAACGCGGCGGCCTTGTCGTCGCCGAGCACCGGGAAGGGTTCCGGTTCGGGGACGTTCTGCGGGGCAGTGTCCTGCGAGGACTTGCGCGCGGCCTCCGCCGAGGCCTCGCCTGCCAACACGCTCCGCGCCGTGGCGGAGCGCCTACGGGGGGTGAGCCATCCGAGAGCGGCCATGTCGTGAGCATAGCCAGTCTGTTCGGTGGTTCCGGAGTCGAGAGGTTGGCAGGCCGTGAACTCTGCGCGACGGGGTCGTTAAAGAACTCGTCGCACCGGCGTGGCGGCGGGATGCCGGGAGGGTGTCCCGGGTTATGGCACCCGGTGCTCCCGGGACGCTCCCAGGGCGCTTCCGGAGGCCCGGCGGGGCGAGAATGGCCGTATGAGTCGCATCTTTCGACGCAAGGGCGCCCAGGGGCCCCAGGACCGGCTTGTCACCCTCATCCGCAAGCCCGGGTGTCATCTGTGTGATGACGCACAGATCGTCATCGAGAAGGTCTGCGGTGAGCTCGGCGTCCCCTGGGAGCAGAAGGACATCACCGAGGACGAGGAGCTTCACCGGCTGTACTGGGAGCAGATCCCCGTCGTGCTGGTGGACGGCGAACAGCACACCTTCTGGCGGGTGGGGGAGGAGCGCCTGCGCAAGGCCCTGAGCTAGTCC encodes:
- a CDS encoding glutaredoxin family protein, which produces MSRIFRRKGAQGPQDRLVTLIRKPGCHLCDDAQIVIEKVCGELGVPWEQKDITEDEELHRLYWEQIPVVLVDGEQHTFWRVGEERLRKALS